In the genome of Pseudomonas sp. P5_109, one region contains:
- a CDS encoding AMP-binding protein, which yields MDQPSASPQRSYTRGSQDKALLAMTIGQAFDNTVAQYPTGEALVVRHQQLRYTWRQLAQVADLHARALLALGLQAGDRLGIWAPNCAQWCITQIATAKIGVILVNINPAYRSSELEYVLKQSGCQWLVCAGAFKTSNYHAMLQGLVPELAEQSIGKLQSERLPDLRGVISLDTQPPSGFLPWSQLTDLAGSVSAEQLRERQDSLHFDQAVNIQYTSGTTGFPKGATLSHYNILNNGYMVGESLGLTAADRLVIPVPLYHCFGMVMGNLGCITHGSTMIYPNDAFDPLLTLSTVAEEKATALYGVPTMFIAMLDQPQRAQFDLSSLRTGIMAGATCPIEVMRRVISEMHMSEVQIAYGMTETSPVSLQTGPSDDLELRVTTVGRTQPQLESKIIDEAGNLVPRGTIGELCTRGYSVMLGYWNNPEGTAEAIDQAGWMHTGDLASMNDEGYVCIAGRNKDMIIRGGENVYPRELEEFFFTHPAVADVQVIGIPCSRYGEEIVAWIKFHPGHSATEQELQAWCKERIAHFKTPRYFKFVEEFPMTVTGKIQKFRMREISIEELRINKA from the coding sequence ATGGATCAACCCAGTGCAAGCCCGCAACGCAGTTATACCCGTGGTTCCCAGGACAAAGCCTTGCTGGCGATGACCATTGGCCAGGCGTTCGACAACACTGTCGCGCAGTATCCGACCGGAGAAGCGCTGGTCGTGCGCCACCAACAGCTGCGCTACACCTGGCGGCAATTGGCGCAGGTTGCGGACCTGCACGCCAGGGCACTGCTGGCGCTGGGACTGCAAGCAGGAGACCGCCTGGGCATCTGGGCACCGAATTGCGCCCAATGGTGTATCACTCAGATTGCCACGGCGAAAATCGGCGTGATCCTGGTCAACATAAACCCGGCCTACCGCAGTTCCGAACTCGAATACGTATTAAAGCAATCCGGTTGCCAGTGGCTGGTCTGCGCCGGGGCCTTCAAGACCTCCAACTATCACGCCATGCTGCAAGGCCTGGTACCGGAACTGGCCGAGCAGTCCATCGGCAAATTGCAGAGTGAACGCCTACCGGATTTACGCGGGGTGATCAGTCTGGACACGCAGCCGCCCAGTGGTTTCCTGCCGTGGTCTCAATTGACCGATCTGGCGGGCAGCGTGTCGGCCGAACAACTGCGCGAGCGCCAGGACAGCCTGCATTTCGACCAGGCGGTGAACATTCAGTACACCTCGGGCACCACCGGTTTCCCCAAGGGTGCAACCCTCAGTCACTACAACATTCTCAACAACGGCTACATGGTCGGCGAAAGCCTGGGCCTGACGGCAGCCGATCGCCTGGTGATCCCGGTGCCGCTGTACCACTGCTTCGGCATGGTCATGGGCAACCTCGGCTGCATCACCCATGGCAGCACCATGATTTACCCCAACGATGCATTCGATCCGCTGCTGACCCTGAGCACTGTCGCCGAAGAAAAAGCCACGGCGCTGTACGGCGTGCCGACCATGTTCATCGCCATGCTCGATCAGCCGCAACGCGCGCAATTCGACCTGTCGAGCCTGCGCACCGGGATCATGGCGGGCGCGACCTGTCCTATCGAGGTGATGCGCCGGGTTATCAGCGAAATGCACATGAGCGAAGTGCAGATTGCCTACGGCATGACGGAAACCAGCCCGGTATCGTTGCAGACCGGTCCGTCGGACGACCTGGAACTGCGCGTGACCACCGTCGGCCGTACCCAGCCACAACTTGAAAGCAAGATCATCGACGAAGCGGGCAACCTGGTGCCGCGTGGCACCATCGGTGAGCTGTGCACTCGCGGTTACAGCGTAATGCTGGGTTACTGGAACAATCCCGAAGGCACGGCAGAAGCCATCGACCAGGCAGGGTGGATGCACACCGGTGACCTGGCGAGCATGAACGACGAGGGTTATGTATGTATTGCCGGGCGCAACAAAGACATGATCATTCGCGGCGGTGAGAACGTTTATCCACGGGAGCTGGAAGAGTTTTTCTTTACTCATCCGGCCGTTGCCGACGTGCAGGTGATCGGCATTCCATGCTCGCGCTACGGCGAAGAGATCGTCGCCTGGATCAAGTTCCACCCCGGCCACAGCGCCACCGAGCAAGAGCTGCAAGCCTGGTGCAAGGAGCGCATCGCGCACTTCAAGACGCCGCGTTACTTCAAGTTCGTGGAAGAGTTCCCGATGACGGTAACGGGCAAGATCCAGAAATTCCGCATGCGCGAGATCAGTATCGAGGAGTTGCGCATCAACAAGGCCTGA
- a CDS encoding LysR family transcriptional regulator, with protein MNLSKVDLNLFIVFDAIYTEANLTRAGQIVGITQPAVSNALARLRETFNDPLFVRTAQGMVPTPMAQNIIGPVRNALSLLRVSVQESRIFNPQQAVKTYRISMTDLTEAVILPPLFQRLRRLAPTVIIESFLSKRRETTKELAAGRLDFAVDAPLNTDPQVRHVKLMEDRYVCAMRKGHPLAGKDKLTLDDYLGLTHIHISSRRSGLGYVDLALGKMGIQRKIALRSQHYLMASQVLQQTDMVMTVPERFARRNDLHAFYLPVNDVPPVETHLYWHESTDQDPANRWMREQMIELCQQVTAQEKKLEKV; from the coding sequence ATGAATCTGAGCAAGGTCGATCTCAACCTTTTCATCGTCTTCGACGCGATCTATACCGAAGCCAACCTGACCCGTGCCGGGCAGATTGTCGGCATCACCCAACCGGCGGTGTCGAACGCGCTGGCGCGTCTGCGCGAGACTTTCAACGACCCGCTGTTCGTGCGCACCGCCCAGGGCATGGTGCCGACGCCGATGGCGCAGAACATCATCGGCCCGGTGCGCAACGCGCTCTCGCTGCTGCGCGTGTCGGTGCAGGAGAGCCGCATTTTCAACCCGCAGCAAGCGGTCAAGACCTATCGCATCAGCATGACCGACCTCACCGAAGCGGTGATCCTGCCGCCGCTGTTCCAGCGCCTGCGCCGCCTGGCGCCGACGGTGATCATCGAAAGCTTCCTGTCCAAACGCCGTGAAACCACCAAGGAGCTGGCGGCCGGCCGCCTCGACTTCGCGGTCGACGCGCCGCTCAACACCGATCCGCAGGTACGCCACGTCAAGTTGATGGAAGACCGCTACGTGTGTGCCATGCGCAAGGGGCATCCGCTGGCGGGCAAGGACAAACTCACACTGGATGATTACCTGGGCCTGACCCACATCCATATTTCCAGCCGCCGCAGCGGCCTCGGCTATGTCGACCTGGCGCTGGGCAAGATGGGCATCCAGCGCAAGATCGCCCTGCGCTCCCAGCATTACCTGATGGCTTCGCAAGTACTGCAGCAGACGGACATGGTCATGACCGTGCCGGAACGTTTCGCCCGCCGTAACGACCTGCACGCCTTTTATCTGCCGGTCAACGATGTACCGCCAGTGGAAACCCACCTTTACTGGCACGAAAGCACCGACCAGGACCCGGCGAACCGCTGGATGCGCGAACAGATGATCGAGTTGTGCCAGCAGGTGACGGCGCAGGAGAAAAAGCTCGAGAAGGTGTAG
- a CDS encoding GNAT family N-acetyltransferase, which translates to MPETSTVIADIHMLDSGYAREARSLLYQAYRHEPTFGYLFEAERPGYEQRVRATVRELVTQHFLQDLPAIGLLVNDRLIGIALIAPPQRRLGVTESWAWRLRMVLSTGFRCTRRYLEYHAAVEACVPNDSVHVLPLLGVHPQFQGKHFGEQLLQAVHNWCAVDENSQGVILDTGNPRYLEFYKRQGYEEIGEVAVGPIREHVFFHPNPQVLHTATA; encoded by the coding sequence ATGCCCGAAACCTCGACCGTCATTGCCGATATTCACATGCTCGACAGCGGCTACGCCCGCGAAGCGCGTTCGCTGCTGTACCAGGCTTATCGACACGAACCGACCTTCGGCTATCTGTTCGAGGCCGAACGCCCCGGTTACGAACAGCGGGTCCGCGCCACCGTGCGCGAACTGGTGACCCAGCATTTTCTCCAGGACCTGCCGGCCATCGGCCTGCTGGTCAACGACCGCCTGATCGGCATCGCCCTGATCGCACCGCCGCAACGTCGTCTTGGCGTCACCGAAAGTTGGGCCTGGCGCCTGCGCATGGTGCTCAGTACGGGATTTCGCTGCACTCGCCGCTACCTCGAGTATCACGCTGCCGTGGAAGCCTGCGTACCGAACGACTCGGTGCACGTATTGCCGTTGCTGGGGGTTCATCCGCAGTTCCAGGGCAAGCATTTCGGCGAACAACTACTGCAAGCCGTGCACAACTGGTGCGCGGTGGATGAGAACTCACAGGGCGTGATCCTCGACACCGGGAATCCGCGTTATCTGGAGTTCTACAAGCGTCAGGGCTATGAGGAAATCGGTGAAGTCGCCGTAGGACCGATCCGTGAGCACGTGTTTTTTCACCCCAATCCCCAGGTGTTACACACTGCAACGGCCTAG
- a CDS encoding MerR family transcriptional regulator, which produces MSSQTYSISDLARELDITTRAIRFYEEQGLLSPERRGQERIYSPRDKVSLKLILRGKRIGFSLAECRELIELYDPSSGNTKQLHSMLAKISERREQLEQQMLDIEQMKLELDTAEERCVQALEQTLKSQESIQ; this is translated from the coding sequence ATGAGCAGCCAGACCTACAGCATTTCCGACCTCGCCCGCGAGCTCGACATCACCACCCGGGCCATTCGCTTTTATGAAGAGCAAGGCCTGCTCAGCCCTGAGCGCCGTGGCCAGGAACGCATCTACTCACCCCGCGACAAGGTCAGCCTGAAGCTGATCCTGCGGGGCAAGCGCATCGGTTTCTCCCTGGCTGAATGCCGCGAGCTGATCGAGCTTTACGACCCGTCCAGCGGTAACACCAAACAGCTGCACAGCATGCTGGCGAAAATCAGCGAGCGCCGGGAGCAGCTTGAACAGCAAATGCTCGACATCGAACAGATGAAACTGGAGCTCGATACTGCCGAAGAGCGCTGCGTGCAGGCGCTGGAGCAGACGCTCAAAAGCCAGGAATCGATTCAGTAA
- a CDS encoding autotransporter assembly complex protein TamA — protein sequence MKFPGRITSGVLMLMTSCTALAQSELDVRIKPSNDELKANIEGYIGSLGDRDEQALLRFSRGAEEQARKAAQALGYYQPHIDSEVKGGDKPRLVLSVDPGEPVHLRNVTVRVDGPAASLKAFRVPKSDALKSGAVLNHGHYEDAKRLIQNQASRYGFFSGRFTRSKLSVDPRAGVADIELIYESGPRYTLGKVSFEGDTPFDDELLQRMVPFKAGTPYDSELIAELNQNLQSSGYFEGVRVDAAPTASKDEAIPVDVKLETRKPRTMGLGLGFSTDVGPRAKANWTRHWVNAQGHSYGWEAEVSAPRQNVGLFYDIPLDPPLTDKLRFAGGYQNEDIAGTDTHSKLLTLGPEWHSKLPSGWQRVVSLKWQREDYQLGDDSGLSTLLMPGVSYSYLKSDNRIDPHNGYRLQFESKVAKEGLGSDSNLLYGTALVKGLTTVFDNHRFLGRVQVGGSATNGFNSVPPSLRFFAGGDQSVRGYDYQSLSPENSEGDRIGGRYMVAASAEYQYSIAEKWRIATFVDQGNSFNTLELPNLKTGVGIGVRWVSPVGPIRLDLAHALDDDGGIRLHFSMGPEL from the coding sequence ATGAAGTTTCCAGGAAGAATTACCAGCGGTGTGCTGATGCTGATGACCAGCTGCACGGCGCTGGCACAAAGTGAATTGGATGTACGGATCAAACCGTCCAATGATGAGCTGAAAGCCAATATAGAAGGCTACATCGGCAGCCTCGGCGATCGTGACGAGCAGGCGTTGCTGCGCTTCAGTCGTGGCGCCGAAGAGCAGGCGCGCAAGGCTGCCCAGGCCTTGGGTTATTACCAGCCGCACATCGACAGCGAAGTGAAGGGTGGCGACAAGCCGCGCCTGGTACTTTCGGTCGATCCCGGCGAGCCGGTGCATCTGCGCAATGTCACGGTGCGTGTCGACGGTCCGGCAGCCTCCCTCAAAGCCTTTCGGGTGCCCAAAAGCGATGCACTCAAGTCCGGTGCCGTGCTCAATCATGGGCATTACGAGGACGCCAAGCGCCTGATCCAGAACCAGGCTTCGCGCTATGGCTTTTTCAGCGGCCGTTTCACCCGTTCGAAACTGTCGGTCGACCCGCGGGCCGGCGTCGCCGATATCGAACTGATCTATGAAAGTGGCCCGCGCTATACCTTGGGCAAGGTCAGTTTCGAGGGTGATACGCCGTTCGATGACGAGTTGCTGCAACGCATGGTGCCCTTCAAGGCCGGTACGCCGTATGACTCGGAACTGATCGCCGAACTCAATCAGAACCTGCAGTCGAGCGGCTACTTCGAAGGCGTGCGCGTGGACGCGGCACCCACGGCATCCAAGGACGAAGCGATCCCGGTGGACGTCAAGCTCGAAACCCGCAAGCCACGGACCATGGGCCTGGGCCTGGGTTTCTCCACCGACGTCGGCCCGCGGGCCAAGGCCAACTGGACTCGGCACTGGGTCAATGCGCAAGGGCACAGTTACGGCTGGGAGGCCGAAGTCTCGGCGCCGCGGCAAAACGTCGGGCTGTTCTACGACATTCCGCTGGACCCGCCACTGACCGACAAACTGCGTTTTGCCGGCGGCTATCAGAATGAAGACATCGCCGGCACCGACACCCACAGCAAACTGTTGACCCTCGGCCCTGAGTGGCACAGCAAACTGCCCAGCGGTTGGCAACGGGTGGTATCGCTGAAGTGGCAACGCGAGGATTATCAACTGGGCGACGACTCGGGACTCAGTACCTTGCTGATGCCTGGCGTGAGCTATTCGTACCTCAAGAGCGATAACCGCATCGACCCGCATAACGGCTATCGGCTGCAATTCGAATCCAAAGTGGCCAAGGAAGGCCTCGGTTCCGACAGCAACTTGCTCTACGGCACGGCATTGGTCAAAGGCCTGACTACGGTGTTCGATAATCACCGTTTCCTCGGGCGGGTGCAGGTCGGCGGCAGTGCCACCAACGGTTTCAATTCGGTGCCGCCATCATTGCGCTTCTTCGCCGGTGGCGATCAGAGCGTGCGCGGTTACGACTATCAGAGCCTGTCCCCGGAAAACTCCGAGGGTGATCGCATCGGTGGCCGCTACATGGTGGCCGCCAGCGCGGAATATCAGTATTCCATCGCCGAAAAGTGGCGAATCGCGACCTTTGTCGATCAGGGCAACTCTTTCAACACACTCGAACTGCCGAACCTCAAGACCGGGGTCGGTATCGGCGTGCGCTGGGTCTCGCCGGTGGGGCCGATCCGCCTCGATCTGGCCCATGCGCTGGACGACGATGGCGGCATTCGGCTGCACTTTTCCATGGGGCCTGAGCTGTGA
- a CDS encoding hydroxymethylglutaryl-CoA lyase codes for MPLPTHVRIVEVGPRDGLQNEAQPISVTDKVQLVDALTAAGLGYIEVGSFVSPKWVPQMAGSAEVFAQIQRKPGVVYGALAPNLRGFEDALAAGVKEVAVFAAASEAFSQRNINCSISESLERFAPIMDAAKQHGITVRGYVSCVLGCPYEGNVAPEQVALVARELYAMGCYEVSLGDTIGTGTAGATRKMFEVVSKDVPREKLAGHFHDTYGQAVANIYASLLEGISVFDSSIAGLGGCPYAKGASGNVATEDVVYLLNGLGIDTGIDLDALMLAGQQICTVLGRPTGSRVARARSAQ; via the coding sequence ATGCCTCTCCCCACCCACGTACGCATTGTCGAAGTCGGCCCACGCGACGGCCTGCAAAACGAAGCCCAGCCCATCAGTGTTACCGACAAGGTGCAACTGGTCGATGCGCTGACTGCAGCCGGGCTCGGCTATATAGAAGTCGGCAGTTTCGTTTCGCCCAAGTGGGTGCCGCAGATGGCCGGTTCCGCCGAGGTCTTTGCGCAGATCCAGCGCAAACCGGGTGTGGTCTACGGCGCACTCGCACCCAATCTACGCGGCTTTGAAGATGCCCTCGCCGCCGGAGTCAAGGAAGTCGCCGTGTTCGCCGCGGCGTCCGAGGCGTTTTCCCAGCGCAATATCAACTGCTCGATCAGCGAAAGCCTGGAGCGTTTCGCGCCGATCATGGACGCCGCGAAACAACACGGGATTACCGTGCGCGGGTATGTGTCTTGTGTGCTGGGCTGTCCCTATGAAGGTAACGTCGCCCCGGAGCAGGTCGCCCTGGTCGCCCGCGAGCTGTACGCCATGGGCTGCTACGAGGTCTCGCTGGGGGACACCATCGGCACCGGCACCGCTGGCGCAACCCGCAAGATGTTTGAAGTGGTATCGAAGGATGTACCCCGGGAAAAACTCGCCGGGCACTTCCACGACACCTACGGTCAGGCCGTGGCCAACATCTACGCCAGCCTGCTGGAAGGCATCTCGGTGTTCGACAGCTCCATCGCCGGTCTCGGCGGCTGCCCCTATGCCAAGGGTGCCAGCGGTAACGTCGCGACCGAAGACGTGGTTTACCTGCTCAATGGCCTGGGCATCGACACCGGAATCGACCTCGACGCCTTGATGCTCGCCGGCCAGCAGATCTGCACAGTATTGGGTCGCCCTACCGGTTCCCGCGTGGCCAGGGCCCGCAGCGCACAGTGA
- the xthA gene encoding exodeoxyribonuclease III, giving the protein MKIVSFNINGLRARPHQLAALIEKHQPDVIGLQETKVHDDQFPLAEVQALGYHVYFHGQKGHYGVALLSRQEPLALHKGFVTDEEDAQRRFIWGTFADANGVPVTIMNGYFPQGESRDHPTKFPAKERFYGDLQQLLESQFKNDQPLVVMGDVNISPEDCDIGIGPDNMKRWLKTGKCSFLPEEREWMARLKNWGLVDSFRHLNPDVADTFSWFDYRSRGFEDEPKRGLRIDVILASHGLLPRVKAAGVDYELRGMEKPSDHAPIWLELS; this is encoded by the coding sequence ATGAAGATCGTCTCCTTCAACATCAACGGGCTGCGTGCCCGTCCCCATCAGCTGGCGGCGCTGATCGAAAAGCACCAGCCCGATGTGATCGGCTTGCAGGAAACCAAGGTCCACGATGATCAGTTCCCGCTGGCCGAGGTACAGGCCCTGGGCTACCACGTGTACTTCCACGGGCAAAAAGGCCACTACGGCGTCGCCCTGCTCTCTCGCCAGGAGCCGCTGGCCCTGCATAAAGGTTTCGTCACCGACGAAGAAGACGCCCAGCGGCGCTTCATCTGGGGCACCTTTGCCGACGCCAACGGCGTACCGGTGACCATCATGAACGGTTATTTCCCACAGGGCGAAAGCCGCGACCACCCGACCAAATTCCCGGCCAAGGAACGCTTCTACGGTGATTTGCAGCAGTTGCTGGAAAGCCAGTTCAAGAACGACCAGCCACTGGTGGTGATGGGCGATGTGAACATTTCCCCGGAAGACTGCGACATCGGCATCGGCCCGGACAACATGAAACGCTGGCTGAAGACTGGCAAATGCAGCTTCCTGCCGGAAGAGCGCGAGTGGATGGCCCGCCTGAAGAACTGGGGCCTGGTCGACAGTTTCCGTCACCTGAACCCGGACGTGGCCGACACCTTCAGTTGGTTCGACTACCGCAGCCGTGGCTTCGAAGACGAGCCCAAGCGCGGCCTGCGTATCGATGTGATCCTCGCCTCCCATGGCCTGCTGCCACGGGTGAAGGCTGCCGGAGTGGACTACGAACTTCGCGGCATGGAAAAACCATCGGACCATGCGCCGATCTGGCTTGAATTGAGCTGA
- a CDS encoding acyl-CoA dehydrogenase — protein MDFAYSPKVQELRERVTAFMDTYVYPAEAVFERQVAEGDRWQPTAIMEELKLKAKAEGLWNLFLPESELGAGLTNLEYAPLAEIMGRSLLGPEPFNCSAPDTGNMEVLVRYANEEQKQRWLEPLLRGEIRSAFAMTEPDVASSDATNMAARAVRDGDEWVINGKKWWTSGACDPRCKILIFMGLSNPDAPRHAQHSMILVPVDAPGVKIVRPLPVFGYDDAPHGHAEVHFENVRVPYENVLLGEGRGFEIAQGRLGPGRIHHCMRSIGMAERALELMCKRSVSRTAFGKPLARLGGNVDKIADSRMEIDMARLLTLKAAYMMDTVGNKVAKSEIAQIKVVAPNVALRVIDRAIQIHGGAGVSNDFPLAYMYAMQRTLRLADGPDEVHRAAIGKFEIGKYVPKEMLRSGH, from the coding sequence ATGGATTTCGCTTATTCGCCCAAGGTTCAGGAACTGCGTGAGCGCGTAACAGCGTTCATGGACACTTACGTTTATCCCGCCGAAGCCGTGTTCGAGCGCCAAGTCGCCGAAGGCGATCGCTGGCAGCCGACGGCGATCATGGAAGAACTCAAACTCAAGGCCAAGGCTGAAGGCCTGTGGAATTTGTTTCTGCCTGAGTCAGAGCTCGGTGCTGGCCTGACCAACCTCGAATACGCGCCGCTGGCGGAAATCATGGGCCGCTCGTTGCTGGGGCCAGAGCCGTTCAACTGCTCGGCGCCGGACACCGGCAACATGGAAGTGTTGGTGCGTTACGCCAACGAAGAGCAGAAACAACGCTGGCTCGAACCGCTGCTGCGCGGCGAGATTCGCTCGGCATTCGCCATGACCGAACCGGACGTTGCGTCCTCCGACGCCACCAACATGGCCGCCCGTGCGGTGCGCGATGGCGACGAGTGGGTGATCAACGGCAAGAAATGGTGGACATCGGGCGCTTGCGACCCGCGCTGCAAGATCCTGATCTTCATGGGCCTGAGCAATCCGGATGCGCCGCGCCATGCCCAACACTCGATGATTCTGGTGCCGGTGGATGCGCCCGGTGTGAAGATCGTGCGCCCACTGCCGGTGTTCGGCTACGACGATGCACCTCATGGGCATGCCGAAGTGCATTTCGAAAACGTGCGGGTGCCGTACGAAAACGTCCTGCTCGGTGAAGGGCGCGGCTTCGAAATCGCTCAAGGTCGCCTAGGCCCTGGCCGGATTCACCACTGCATGCGTTCGATCGGCATGGCCGAGCGTGCACTGGAACTGATGTGCAAACGCTCGGTAAGCCGTACCGCATTCGGCAAACCCCTGGCACGCCTGGGCGGTAACGTCGACAAGATTGCCGACTCGCGCATGGAAATCGACATGGCACGCCTGCTGACGTTGAAAGCGGCGTACATGATGGACACCGTTGGCAACAAAGTGGCGAAAAGCGAGATCGCGCAGATCAAGGTCGTCGCGCCAAACGTGGCATTGCGGGTGATCGACCGGGCGATCCAGATCCATGGCGGGGCAGGGGTTTCCAACGATTTCCCGCTGGCCTACATGTATGCGATGCAGCGCACCCTGCGCCTGGCCGACGGCCCGGACGAAGTGCACCGTGCGGCGATCGGCAAGTTCGAAATCGGCAAATATGTGCCGAAGGAGATGCTGCGTAGCGGGCACTAA
- a CDS encoding phosphate ABC transporter substrate-binding/OmpA family protein, translated as MMLRVLFLLMLCTGLPQTASAGDLPTPEHGPVLRIQGSNTIGAALGPALVEGLLSEQGLRKIHRETPDTANELRIVGETVQGRQVVVEVAAHGSSTGFTALKAGSADLAASSRPIKDSELASLQSLGDLKSPSAEQVIAIDGLAIILHPDNPLNQLDTVQLARIFSGEVKNWEDLGGPGGPIHLYARDDQSGTYDTFKELVLSGRGKILGSAAKRFESSEQLSDAVSTDPQGIGFIGLPYVRQAKAVAIVDGQSQAMLPLNSLIATEDYPLSRRLFLYLPPSGKNPWANALVAFAQSTKGQAIVAANGFIAQTVQAMAVTPNVLMPEGYQSLSRHAQRLSVNFRFEEGSANLDNKARQDLTRVLDYIRQHDKTTGQVTLVGFGDAKSDPARADLLSKLRAMAVRRELVKSGVVFREIRGFGAEMPVAANSADEGRIKNRRVEVWVY; from the coding sequence ATGATGCTGCGCGTGTTGTTCCTGTTGATGCTGTGCACGGGCTTGCCGCAGACGGCCTCGGCCGGCGACTTGCCGACACCCGAACACGGCCCGGTGTTGCGCATCCAGGGTTCCAACACCATCGGCGCGGCATTGGGGCCGGCGCTGGTCGAGGGCCTGCTGAGCGAGCAAGGCCTGCGCAAGATCCACCGGGAAACCCCGGACACCGCCAACGAACTGCGCATTGTCGGCGAAACGGTTCAGGGTCGGCAGGTCGTGGTGGAGGTGGCAGCCCATGGTTCCAGCACCGGCTTCACTGCGTTGAAAGCGGGCAGCGCCGACCTTGCCGCCTCCTCGCGGCCGATCAAGGACAGTGAACTGGCCAGCCTGCAGTCCCTCGGCGACCTGAAAAGCCCGAGCGCCGAACAGGTCATTGCCATCGATGGCCTGGCGATCATCCTTCACCCGGACAATCCGCTGAACCAACTGGACACCGTGCAACTGGCGCGCATTTTCAGTGGCGAGGTGAAAAACTGGGAAGACCTCGGTGGCCCCGGCGGGCCGATTCATTTGTATGCGCGGGATGACCAGTCCGGGACTTACGACACCTTCAAGGAACTGGTCCTCAGTGGCCGTGGGAAAATCCTCGGCAGCGCGGCGAAGCGCTTCGAGTCCAGCGAACAACTGTCCGATGCGGTCAGCACTGACCCGCAAGGCATCGGCTTCATCGGTTTGCCCTATGTGCGCCAGGCCAAAGCCGTGGCCATTGTCGACGGTCAATCACAAGCCATGCTGCCGCTCAACAGCCTGATTGCCACGGAAGATTATCCGCTGTCCCGTCGGTTGTTCCTTTACCTGCCGCCCAGCGGGAAAAATCCCTGGGCCAATGCCCTGGTGGCTTTTGCCCAGAGCACCAAGGGTCAGGCCATTGTTGCCGCCAACGGTTTTATTGCCCAAACCGTCCAGGCCATGGCCGTCACGCCGAATGTGCTGATGCCCGAGGGATACCAGTCCCTGAGTCGTCATGCCCAGCGGTTGTCGGTGAATTTTCGCTTCGAAGAAGGCAGTGCCAACCTGGACAACAAGGCGCGGCAAGACCTGACGCGAGTGCTCGACTATATAAGGCAGCACGACAAAACGACTGGGCAAGTGACGCTGGTAGGGTTTGGCGATGCCAAGAGTGACCCGGCGCGCGCCGATCTGTTGTCAAAACTGCGGGCCATGGCGGTGCGACGGGAGTTGGTGAAGAGCGGCGTGGTGTTTCGCGAGATCCGCGGATTCGGTGCCGAAATGCCGGTGGCGGCCAATAGCGCCGATGAGGGAAGGATCAAGAATCGGCGGGTTGAGGTATGGGTGTATTGA